The sequence ACCATTTAGAAGGCAACTTCAAATTTATAACCGTAGAAGATGGGCTTGAGCCCTGAAAATTTCTAGGCTTCGAATACCTCCCGTAATCCTGGCTCTCCGGCCGCTCTCCTTTGCCTGGTAACGATCTCCTGGCGCACCAAGAGCGTCGGTTTGATTGTGCTACGATGAGGTATTAGGATAAGTTGTTCGCCGGAGGTTGGCATGCAACGTGAAAGAGTACTCAGACTTATACGGGAGAATCGGGACAAGATAAAGTCATTTGGCGTTGAATCTCTTGCTGTATTCGGCTCGGTTGCACGCGGTGAAGCATCTCCCGAAAGTGACATCGATATTCTTGTCACGTTTTACGGACCAGCCACGTTCGATCAGTACATGGAACTAAAGTTTTTCTTGGAGAAGCTGTTGG is a genomic window of Candidatus Bipolaricaulota bacterium containing:
- a CDS encoding nucleotidyltransferase family protein is translated as MQRERVLRLIRENRDKIKSFGVESLAVFGSVARGEASPESDIDILVTFYGPATFDQYMELKFFLEKLLDRPVDLVTRKALKPRLKTQIEREAIYVS